CTTCCAGTCGATGTCAAACGCTCCGGCCATGTCGCGGCCACGCGACCCTGACGTCATCGTCCTGGCGAGCAGGCCGGTCATCACGGTGCTGCGGCCGAGAGTGAACGCGCCGTCGACGCCCGCCGATCGATTGAACCCGCCTCCCTGCTGGTTGAGGAAGATGGCGCCGACGGAGGACTGCGAAAGAACCGGCCGTTTGATCCGGAACGCGGTGAAGTTTCTCCGCGGCACGTCGACCGTGCCGTCGTCGGTTTCGACGGTGGCCGCCTCCGTGGCGATGTTCATCAGGCCGACGGCGAACTGCCCCACCCGCCCCGTGATCTTGCCGCCCCCGGCGATGGGCACCGCGCCCCCTTCGGCGAGCCCGATCCGGCGCGAGTAGAAGACTGGCAGCAGGCCGCGCGCGCCCCCTCCCCCACCATCCCCGCCGAGGAGGTTCGACCCGCTGCCGCCGAAATCGAAGATGCCCGCGCTCTCCGTGAAGAACTGCCGCTTCTCGGGGAACGAGATGGGAAAGCGCGAGAGGTTGACGACCTCCTGGTCCGCCTCCACCTGGGCGAAGTCGGTGTTCACCGTGAGGTCGGCGATGAGGTCCGGCGTCAGGCCCACGCGAAGGTCGGCGCCGTAATCCGCAGTGGCGGCGGCCCGCGACTCCGCCTCGTAATTGCGGCCGACGCGGGGCGAGACGAACGGCATCAGCTCGAACCGCCGGCGCGACGACAGCCCGCTGAGCCCGGTCAGCACGCCGGCGTGCGACATCCGGCCGAGCCCGTTCGATCCCCACTCCCGCGGAAACGGCACCCAGTAGGTCTCCTCGTTCTTGCGCATGATGATGCGGCACACGTTGAGCCCCCACGTGGTTTCGCCGGGTGAGATCCGGAAGCGGAGCTGGTTGAGGGGAATCGCGATCTCGACGTACCAGCCGCGGGCGTCACGGCTGGTGCGGCAGCGCCACACGGCGTTCCAGTCGTAGTTGATCGTACGGCTGTTCTCCGCCAAGTGGGCGTCCTTCAGCGCGCCGAGCGGGTTCGTGGCGAAGGAAAACGCGTTGCGGTGATCGTGGAACGTGTCGATCACGATCTTGATCTGATCGCCGCGCCTCAGCCCGGCGTCGCGCTTCAGCTCCGTTGCGCGGATCCCGTCCGGCTGGGAATCGTACGCCCAGATCGCGAAGTAAATCGTGCGGGAGTCGTAGAGGATCCGGAACTCGGTCCGTTCGGTTGACGCGGCGCCGAAGCGCGGCTCGCGCTGGACGAACCGGCCCATGGCCGGCGCGCGCTGCCAGACCTCGTCGTTCAGGCGGCCGTCAATCTCCGGTGCCTGCCCCTCCGGCAGACGCGCGGCGATCGCCAGGAACGTCTCCGGATCGATCGCGTTGACGTCCAGGATGTCGGCGGCACCGGGGTCCACGTGCGAGGGGCCTGTCGAATCCGACGCGGACATCTGGGCGCGGGCGGGTGCCGTACACGCCAGGAAGATCGACACCGCCAGCACGACCACCTTGAGCACGGGGATGGGAGCGGGCAAGGAAGAGATGTCGGATCGTATCAGAACCCGCCGACGCCCACCGACCTTATGACGCGCCCCTGCGCGAGCGTCAGGATCCATTCGCCGATCGCCCGCACCTCCTCCTCGTCGTGCGAGACGTAGACGACCGGCACCTTCAGGTCATCGCGGACGCGCTGGAGGTAGGGGACGATGCGGCGGCGGAGCGGCGCGTCCACCGAGGCCAGGGGCTCGTCCATCAGGAGCAGGTCGGGCGACGACATGAGCGCGCGCGCCAGGGCGA
This DNA window, taken from Acidobacteriota bacterium, encodes the following:
- a CDS encoding carbohydrate binding family 9 domain-containing protein — encoded protein: MPAPIPVLKVVVLAVSIFLACTAPARAQMSASDSTGPSHVDPGAADILDVNAIDPETFLAIAARLPEGQAPEIDGRLNDEVWQRAPAMGRFVQREPRFGAASTERTEFRILYDSRTIYFAIWAYDSQPDGIRATELKRDAGLRRGDQIKIVIDTFHDHRNAFSFATNPLGALKDAHLAENSRTINYDWNAVWRCRTSRDARGWYVEIAIPLNQLRFRISPGETTWGLNVCRIIMRKNEETYWVPFPREWGSNGLGRMSHAGVLTGLSGLSSRRRFELMPFVSPRVGRNYEAESRAAATADYGADLRVGLTPDLIADLTVNTDFAQVEADQEVVNLSRFPISFPEKRQFFTESAGIFDFGGSGSNLLGGDGGGGGARGLLPVFYSRRIGLAEGGAVPIAGGGKITGRVGQFAVGLMNIATEAATVETDDGTVDVPRRNFTAFRIKRPVLSQSSVGAIFLNQQGGGFNRSAGVDGAFTLGRSTVMTGLLARTMTSGSRGRDMAGAFDIDWKTDRYNAGATYLDVQERFNAEMGFIRRTDIRNLSASAGWTPRPKWPGVRQVQTRVAVDYFENHAGRVESRQHRFSFDLNRQDGSNLSFDFEGNYDFLPEAWELGAGALGVGGYRWNEYRAGVSTNQSRRVYGGGNVGWGGYYDGGRQTYRASFNFIPVDTLLFETSYTRNRLTRRDVRPYVTNTLSARASYSFSPALFLKTFVQYNDDRKLATLNVLLWYIYRPGSDLYVVYDNGWNTGLPGAKTYRVRNRSLTVKMTCWISR